The following coding sequences lie in one Funiculus sociatus GB2-C1 genomic window:
- a CDS encoding S-layer homology domain-containing protein: MLTGYLDGTYRPNKTLARDEFAAIIRQAFNQNQVAQIPSGSVYKDVPVGYWAAPAIEEAYQTGFMTGYPGGFFHPKEEVSKVQAIVSLAEVLDGLSSPPTASTTSTTPTQATTPATSTQATIPATPTQATSTQATRSPAVRRRATKKRLFMPLARTSLMYPVFMNQQKAQAAPDSGAVPAVADNQATPDSSAVPAVANNQTTPASDSSSTVAVGQGVFLNRPASVIISEYYADAEQIPYYAINGVAEATKANIVVNYPDPRVINPNQPATRGEIAALIHQTLVRQGKIQPLASNVEASKYIVCTPSSNQTTQTAQ, translated from the coding sequence ATTCTTACTGGATACCTTGATGGAACATATAGACCAAATAAAACACTCGCTCGCGATGAATTTGCTGCGATAATTCGTCAAGCTTTTAATCAAAACCAGGTAGCACAGATACCAAGTGGAAGTGTATATAAAGATGTTCCTGTAGGCTACTGGGCAGCTCCGGCAATTGAGGAAGCCTATCAAACTGGGTTTATGACTGGGTATCCTGGTGGTTTCTTTCATCCAAAAGAAGAAGTTTCCAAGGTTCAGGCAATAGTTTCCTTAGCGGAGGTTCTGGATGGTCTTTCTAGCCCTCCTACCGCATCTACAACTTCAACAACTCCCACTCAAGCAACTACTCCAGCAACTTCCACTCAAGCAACTATTCCAGCAACTCCCACTCAAGCAACTTCCACTCAAGCAACCAGAAGTCCCGCAGTCAGACGTCGAGCAACCAAGAAGCGTTTATTTATGCCCTTGGCAAGGACGTCCTTGATGTACCCAGTGTTTATGAACCAACAGAAGGCTCAGGCTGCCCCGGATAGCGGTGCCGTCCCCGCGGTGGCGGATAACCAGGCTACCCCGGATAGCAGCGCCGTCCCCGCGGTGGCGAATAACCAAACTACCCCGGCTAGCGATTCCTCATCAACCGTAGCTGTGGGTCAAGGTGTATTTCTTAACCGTCCTGCATCAGTGATTATTAGCGAATATTATGCAGACGCAGAGCAGATTCCTTACTACGCTATTAATGGTGTAGCCGAAGCCACAAAAGCAAATATTGTGGTTAACTATCCCGATCCAAGGGTTATCAATCCTAATCAACCTGCTACCCGTGGGGAGATTGCTGCTCTTATTCATCAAACCTTGGTTCGTCAGGGAAAGATACAACCTCTTGCTAGC
- a CDS encoding IS1 family transposase gives YIGERSEQGARGLWNSLPSIYRQCAVCYTDYWAAYEKVIPSKRHKAVSKNSGLTNHIERFNNTMRQRISRLVRKTLSFSKKLENHIGAIWYFIHHYNASLFM, from the coding sequence TATATTGGCGAGCGCAGCGAACAAGGGGCTAGAGGATTATGGAATTCTCTCCCATCAATTTATCGACAATGTGCTGTTTGTTATACAGATTATTGGGCGGCTTATGAGAAAGTTATTCCAAGCAAACGGCATAAAGCCGTGAGTAAAAACAGTGGGCTGACCAACCATATTGAGAGATTTAATAATACGATGCGTCAAAGAATTTCTCGATTAGTTAGGAAAACTTTGTCTTTTTCTAAAAAGTTAGAAAATCACATCGGAGCTATATGGTATTTTATCCATCATTATAATGCGTCGCTATTTATGTAA